In one Spongiibacter tropicus DSM 19543 genomic region, the following are encoded:
- a CDS encoding beta-ketoacyl synthase translates to MSRLPLIVGFGGVNPAGRSSFHHAYRRLVIDALPTAVADRTLQSLAALMKVGDELQGQARRDYILAHTLIRKIERSAFDVEQVPWNRRMQLQGERGAVEFVLRRKQLPEALPANWQLRDLGDDRVAVTVTESVDVLLPTHRRFEVSSAGQLPTGFDPAAYYPARNHPRGLQMSVFGASDALQSVGIDWDVVRNRVRPDEISVYASSAMAQLDDAGFGGLLGARANGGRVTSKQLALGLADMPADFVSAYVLGNVGGTGPSLGACATFFYNLRQAVQDIRSGHVRVAIVGAADAGVEPRVMDGYATMGALASDAELLKLDEARGLTEPDYRRASRPFSSNCGFTISEASQFIVLFDDELALELGAQIHAAVPDVFVNADGYKKSISSPGVGNYLTVGKAVAAASAILGEEAVRRRSFVQAHGTSTPQNRVTESHILNETAKAFGIERWPVAAIKAYLGHSIGAASGDQLMASLGVWQDHVLPGISTIDHIADDVQRSNLMLPMQHLALEPDSMDIAILNAKGFGGNNASACLLSPSVAERLVKGRHGSEAWSAYCDRREAVVAQARAYDEAALRGDLSVRYQFGEGVLNEDDLDIQRGSIGIAGWAERVSLELESPYADWLSKG, encoded by the coding sequence TTGAGCCGTCTGCCGTTAATTGTCGGATTTGGGGGGGTTAATCCCGCCGGTCGCAGCTCTTTTCATCACGCCTACCGTCGGCTGGTCATCGACGCGCTGCCAACTGCGGTGGCGGATCGTACCTTGCAGAGCCTGGCAGCCTTGATGAAGGTGGGAGATGAGTTGCAGGGACAGGCTCGGCGTGACTACATTCTGGCCCACACGCTGATCAGAAAAATCGAGCGCTCCGCGTTTGATGTGGAGCAGGTGCCCTGGAACCGGCGTATGCAGCTACAGGGCGAGCGTGGTGCCGTTGAATTTGTACTGCGACGCAAACAGCTTCCTGAGGCGCTGCCAGCCAACTGGCAGCTTCGCGATCTGGGTGATGATCGAGTTGCTGTGACGGTCACTGAGTCGGTAGATGTGCTGCTGCCGACCCACCGTCGTTTTGAAGTGTCTTCTGCGGGGCAGTTGCCGACCGGCTTTGATCCCGCCGCCTATTACCCGGCTCGCAATCACCCGCGTGGTTTGCAGATGTCGGTGTTCGGCGCATCGGATGCATTGCAGTCGGTGGGTATCGACTGGGACGTTGTTCGCAACCGGGTTCGCCCCGATGAGATTTCCGTTTACGCCAGTTCGGCCATGGCGCAACTGGACGACGCGGGCTTCGGTGGGTTGCTTGGTGCCAGAGCCAACGGCGGGCGAGTGACGTCCAAGCAATTGGCGCTAGGCTTGGCCGATATGCCGGCCGACTTTGTCAGTGCCTATGTACTGGGCAATGTTGGTGGAACCGGGCCCAGCCTGGGCGCTTGTGCCACCTTCTTTTATAACCTTCGGCAGGCGGTCCAGGATATTCGCAGCGGGCATGTGCGAGTGGCGATTGTCGGCGCGGCTGATGCCGGTGTTGAGCCTCGGGTCATGGATGGCTACGCCACGATGGGGGCGCTGGCAAGCGACGCAGAACTGCTGAAACTGGACGAAGCCCGCGGGCTTACCGAGCCGGATTATCGACGTGCCAGCCGTCCTTTCAGCAGCAACTGCGGCTTCACCATCTCTGAGGCCAGTCAGTTTATTGTGCTGTTTGATGACGAACTGGCGCTGGAGCTGGGGGCACAGATTCATGCAGCGGTGCCGGATGTCTTCGTGAATGCTGACGGCTATAAGAAGTCGATCTCGTCGCCGGGCGTTGGCAACTATCTGACCGTTGGCAAGGCTGTTGCGGCAGCGTCGGCGATTCTGGGTGAAGAGGCGGTACGGCGCCGGTCTTTTGTTCAGGCCCACGGGACCAGCACACCGCAGAACAGGGTGACGGAATCGCATATCCTGAACGAAACCGCGAAAGCATTTGGGATAGAACGTTGGCCGGTAGCGGCGATTAAAGCTTATCTTGGCCACAGTATCGGTGCGGCTTCGGGCGATCAGCTAATGGCCAGTCTCGGCGTTTGGCAGGATCACGTACTGCCCGGTATTTCCACCATCGACCACATCGCTGACGACGTGCAGCGCAGTAATTTGATGCTGCCCATGCAGCATCTGGCACTGGAGCCGGACAGCATGGACATCGCCATTCTCAATGCCAAGGGCTTTGGCGGCAACAATGCCAGTGCCTGTCTGCTCTCCCCCTCGGTGGCGGAGCGCCTCGTCAAGGGACGTCACGGAAGCGAAGCCTGGTCTGCCTACTGTGATCGTCGGGAGGCAGTTGTCGCTCAGGCCCGCGCTTATGACGAGGCGGCACTGCGCGGTGACTTAAGCGTTCGTTATCAATTTGGTGAAGGTGTGTTAAACGAGGATGACCTCGATATTCAGCGGGGAAGTATCGGTATTGCCGGTTGGGCTGAGCGCGTCAGCCTGGAGCTGGAGTCCCCCTACGCAGACTGGCTGTCCAAGGGCTGA
- a CDS encoding GlxA family transcriptional regulator, whose product MSTFSHIALLGFRQALTTSLSLPIELLEACNQQFTRRRQRPPIKLELLSLDPPPLATSGGLVLQADQWLYAEPESAPWPVPDILIIASRWRHPLRGGAQRPEVKQWLQQLASHGCELCAVGTGSYFLAEAGLLDGRAATTHWHYFDDFENRYPRIKLQRDHLITEAGKLYCTGSVNSAADLVIHLIDRHWGADIAHQVTQQFSPESRRPFANQAYRSEHNLRHGDEVIALAQSWMHRHFGDPIRMDDLAQRSGLSQRSFQRRFQRACGQSPLQYLQQIRLDSARELLQNSNLPVEEISALCGYSDASYFSKLFKQMNAIAPGQFRHNVRRKLFSADDRFYEGRD is encoded by the coding sequence GTGTCAACATTCTCGCACATCGCCCTTCTCGGCTTTCGCCAGGCGCTAACAACCAGCCTTAGCCTTCCGATTGAACTGCTGGAAGCCTGTAACCAGCAGTTCACTAGGCGGCGGCAACGCCCTCCGATCAAGCTGGAATTATTGAGTTTGGACCCTCCACCACTGGCGACATCCGGAGGCCTGGTGCTACAGGCAGATCAGTGGCTCTATGCAGAGCCGGAAAGCGCCCCCTGGCCCGTACCGGATATCCTGATTATCGCCAGTCGCTGGCGTCATCCCCTCCGCGGAGGCGCTCAACGCCCGGAGGTCAAACAGTGGCTTCAACAGTTGGCATCTCATGGCTGCGAGCTGTGCGCGGTCGGAACCGGCAGTTACTTTCTCGCGGAGGCAGGTTTGCTCGATGGGCGCGCAGCGACGACCCACTGGCACTATTTCGACGACTTCGAAAATCGCTACCCGAGAATAAAGCTGCAGCGCGATCACCTGATTACTGAGGCAGGCAAGCTGTACTGTACGGGCAGTGTTAACAGCGCGGCCGACCTGGTTATTCACCTAATCGACCGCCACTGGGGGGCCGACATCGCTCATCAGGTAACCCAGCAATTCTCCCCTGAAAGCCGTCGCCCCTTCGCCAATCAGGCCTATCGCAGTGAGCACAATCTCCGCCACGGCGATGAAGTCATTGCCCTCGCACAAAGCTGGATGCATCGACACTTCGGCGACCCGATCCGTATGGACGATCTGGCACAGCGCAGCGGACTGAGCCAGCGCAGTTTCCAGCGCCGCTTCCAGAGGGCCTGCGGACAATCCCCCCTTCAGTACCTACAGCAGATACGCCTCGATTCAGCGAGGGAATTGCTGCAAAACAGCAACTTGCCCGTTGAGGAAATCAGCGCTCTGTGTGGCTACAGTGATGCCAGCTATTTCAGCAAGCTTTTCAAGCAGATGAATGCCATTGCACCCGGCCAGTTTCGCCACAATGTTCGGCGCAAGTTGTTTTCTGCCGACGATCGTTTTTACGAAGGTCGGGATTAA